Proteins encoded together in one Dasypus novemcinctus isolate mDasNov1 chromosome 9, mDasNov1.1.hap2, whole genome shotgun sequence window:
- the CCDC17 gene encoding coiled-coil domain-containing protein 17 isoform X5, producing the protein MASHSAETGLLPCKSCDMVFRSCALLATHTQRFCIGPLSREVTFGAQPSVATEPPGPAVVPQEFQGLSEQATKSALERITEEVQQLRVSLQEIRSWVREVPRESEGYWGRSRSEAPAQDPTSDAASPSERLRVLHGTYARRAAEMEVQSRALEQRGDELRRRLQHVAVAMRRPRGGIAPLERELRDLRAEAGRTRGALERLEERVQQLQPETRTRPKALRDAELCCPGLRANPGTLAAEIRDLREAYVGGGGRDPGLLGQISQLQVEASALESRRSRARRGRAGAAQGGLLVVEAENRRLEAEILALQMKRGAGQAPWGPREPRLLVGLSAPLRARGGPPLLPPPVAPPLAPLPCSTDGGAGKALTTGLARDGKSTGGTTALPPALCLPPPPAPGPTGNCAILASRQPVPRLPPSPSVSLVCELQAWQGLAGGRSPQPKAWASLVLFDQNQRVLSGCWRLPLRALPLDPSLSLRQLNEIPQEGQAELFLRLVNARDAGVQKLAEINPASAHEYRYPTQVSSSSSLEASSLVPSADFADPPPPGEEPLGQVKDGDEGLGPHHSALTTTGPLNQINMGLGIEPRTSCVGSQHSTTKPHQLSGGTGNQIREFPCGKQALNCLIHICSCSPILLF; encoded by the exons ATGGCCTCCCACTCTGCGGAGACAGggctcctgccttgcaagtcttGTGACATGGTTTTCCGGTCCTGCGCCCTGTTGGCCACCCACACCCAGCGCTTCTGTATTGGCCCCCTGAGCCGTGAGGTGACATTTGGAGCCCAGCCTTCAGTAGCCACTGAACCACCTGGACCCGCG GTTGTGCCACAAGAATTCCAAGGCCTCTCTGAACAGGCCACAAAGTCGGCTCTAGAAAGGATCACGGAGGAG GTGCAGCAGCTGCGGGTGTCGCTGCAGGAAATACGATCCTGGGTAAGAGAGGTCCCCAGAGAGTCGGAGGGGTACTGGGGGCGCTCGCGTTCAGAGGCGCCGGCTCAGGACCCCACCTCGGATGCTGCGAGTCCCAGCGAGCGGCTGCGGGTGCTGCACGGGACTTACGCCAGGCGCGCCGCGGAGATGGAGGTCCAGAGCCGGGCCCTGGAGCAACGCGGAGACG AGTTGAGACGGCGCCTCCAGCATGTGGCCGTGGCCATGCGCCGGCCCCGGGGCGGAATAGCCCCCCTCGAGCGGGAGCTACGAGACCTGCGGGCAGAGGCCGGGCGTACACGCGGAGCTCTAGAGAGGCTAGAGGAGCGCGTTCAGCAGCTACAGCCCGAGACGCG gacccGGCCGAAAGCCTTGCGAGATGCTGAACTGTGCTGCCCGGGGCTCCGGGCCAACCCAGGGACTCTGGCTGCCGAGATCCG GGACCTGCGAGAGGCCTATGTTGGAGGCGGGGGCCGGGATCCCGGCCTTCTGGGCCAGATTAGCCAGCTGCAAGTGGAGGCGTCAGCGCTGGAGTCGCGGCGGTCGCGGGCCCGCAGGG GAAGGGCAGGCGCTGCCCAAGGGGGGCTTCTGGTGGTGGAAGCCGAAAACCGGCGCCTGGAGGCAGAAATCCTGGCTCTGCAGATGAAGAGGGGCGCGGGCCAGGCGCCCTGGG GGCCCCGGGAGCCTCGACTCCTGGTGGGTCTCAGTGCCCCCCTGCGGGCAAGGGGAGgtcccccactcctcccgccTCCGGTGGCTCCCCCGCTGGCGCCGCTTCCATGCTCTACGGACGGTGGCGCTGGGAAGGCG CTAACGACTGGCCTGGCCCGAGACGGAAAGTCTACAGGAGGGACCACAGCATTACCCCCAGCCCTTTGCTTGCCCCCACCTCCAGCTCCTGGGCCCACAGGCAATTGTGCCATCCTCGCCAGCAGGCAGCCTGTGCCCAG ATTACCACCCTCACCATCAGTATCCTTGGTCTGTGAGCTGCAGGCTTGGCAGGGGCTGGCAGGGGGTAGGTCACCACAGCCAAAGGCCTGGGCCTCACTGGTACTGTTTGACCAGAATCAGCGGGTGCTAAGTGGCTGTTGGCGCCTTCCACTTCGGGCCCTTCCTCTGGACCCCAGCCTTAGCCTTAGACAGCTGAATGAGATTCCCCAG GAAGGTCAGGCTGAGCTCTTTCTGCGACTGGTAAATGCAAGAGATGCAGGTGTCCAGAAACTGGCAGAGATCAATCCAGCAAGTGCCCATGAGTATCGGTACCCAACTCAG GTATCCAGCTCATCTTCACTGGAAGCCAGCTCCCTTGTCCCCTCGGCTGACTTTGCTGATCCCCCTCCTCCTGGAGAAGAGCCCCTCGGTCAAGTCAAAGATGGAGATGAGGGCCTGGGCCCCCATCACAGCGCTCTCACCACCACTGGGCCCCTGAACCAGATAAACATGG gcctggggattgaacctaggacctcatgtgtgggaagccagcactcaaccaccaagcctcACCAGCtctcaggaggcaccggaaaccaaatccgggaattcccatgtgggaagcaggcactcaactgcttgatccacatctgttCCTGTTCCCCAATCCTATTATTTTGA
- the CCDC17 gene encoding coiled-coil domain-containing protein 17 isoform X4, with protein sequence MASHSAETGLLPCKSCDMVFRSCALLATHTQRFCIGPLSREVTFGAQPSVATEPPGPAVVPQEFQGLSEQATKSALERITEEVQQLRVSLQEIRSWVREVPRESEGYWGRSRSEAPAQDPTSDAASPSERLRVLHGTYARRAAEMEVQSRALEQRGDELRRRLQHVAVAMRRPRGGIAPLERELRDLRAEAGRTRGALERLEERVQQLQPETRTRPKALRDAELCCPGLRANPGTLAAEIRDLREAYVGGGGRDPGLLGQISQLQVEASALESRRSRARRGRAGAAQGGLLVVEAENRRLEAEILALQMKRGAGQAPWGPREPRLLVGLSAPLRARGGPPLLPPPVAPPLAPLPCSTDGGAGKATRLTETMARNLGLDPHLLPAPDVLGPAPYDPGAGLVIFYDFLRGLEASWIWVQLTTGLARDGKSTGGTTALPPALCLPPPPAPGPTGNCAILASRQPVPRLPPSPSVSLVCELQAWQGLAGGRSPQPKAWASLVLFDQNQRVLSGCWRLPLRALPLDPSLSLRQLNEIPQEGQAELFLRLVNARDAGVQKLAEINPASAHEYRYPTQVSSSSSLEASSLVPSADFADPPPPGEEPLGQVKDGDEGLGPHHSALTTTGPLNQINMGDTRN encoded by the exons ATGGCCTCCCACTCTGCGGAGACAGggctcctgccttgcaagtcttGTGACATGGTTTTCCGGTCCTGCGCCCTGTTGGCCACCCACACCCAGCGCTTCTGTATTGGCCCCCTGAGCCGTGAGGTGACATTTGGAGCCCAGCCTTCAGTAGCCACTGAACCACCTGGACCCGCG GTTGTGCCACAAGAATTCCAAGGCCTCTCTGAACAGGCCACAAAGTCGGCTCTAGAAAGGATCACGGAGGAG GTGCAGCAGCTGCGGGTGTCGCTGCAGGAAATACGATCCTGGGTAAGAGAGGTCCCCAGAGAGTCGGAGGGGTACTGGGGGCGCTCGCGTTCAGAGGCGCCGGCTCAGGACCCCACCTCGGATGCTGCGAGTCCCAGCGAGCGGCTGCGGGTGCTGCACGGGACTTACGCCAGGCGCGCCGCGGAGATGGAGGTCCAGAGCCGGGCCCTGGAGCAACGCGGAGACG AGTTGAGACGGCGCCTCCAGCATGTGGCCGTGGCCATGCGCCGGCCCCGGGGCGGAATAGCCCCCCTCGAGCGGGAGCTACGAGACCTGCGGGCAGAGGCCGGGCGTACACGCGGAGCTCTAGAGAGGCTAGAGGAGCGCGTTCAGCAGCTACAGCCCGAGACGCG gacccGGCCGAAAGCCTTGCGAGATGCTGAACTGTGCTGCCCGGGGCTCCGGGCCAACCCAGGGACTCTGGCTGCCGAGATCCG GGACCTGCGAGAGGCCTATGTTGGAGGCGGGGGCCGGGATCCCGGCCTTCTGGGCCAGATTAGCCAGCTGCAAGTGGAGGCGTCAGCGCTGGAGTCGCGGCGGTCGCGGGCCCGCAGGG GAAGGGCAGGCGCTGCCCAAGGGGGGCTTCTGGTGGTGGAAGCCGAAAACCGGCGCCTGGAGGCAGAAATCCTGGCTCTGCAGATGAAGAGGGGCGCGGGCCAGGCGCCCTGGG GGCCCCGGGAGCCTCGACTCCTGGTGGGTCTCAGTGCCCCCCTGCGGGCAAGGGGAGgtcccccactcctcccgccTCCGGTGGCTCCCCCGCTGGCGCCGCTTCCATGCTCTACGGACGGTGGCGCTGGGAAGGCG ACACGGCTTACTGAAACCATGGCCAGAAATTTGGGTCTGGACCCACACCTCTTACCTGCACCTGACGTGCTGGGCCCTGCACCCTACGACCCTGG GGCTGGCTTGGTCATTTTCTATGACTTCCTACGGGGTCTTGAGGCCTCTTGGATTTGGGTGCAGCTAACGACTGGCCTGGCCCGAGACGGAAAGTCTACAGGAGGGACCACAGCATTACCCCCAGCCCTTTGCTTGCCCCCACCTCCAGCTCCTGGGCCCACAGGCAATTGTGCCATCCTCGCCAGCAGGCAGCCTGTGCCCAG ATTACCACCCTCACCATCAGTATCCTTGGTCTGTGAGCTGCAGGCTTGGCAGGGGCTGGCAGGGGGTAGGTCACCACAGCCAAAGGCCTGGGCCTCACTGGTACTGTTTGACCAGAATCAGCGGGTGCTAAGTGGCTGTTGGCGCCTTCCACTTCGGGCCCTTCCTCTGGACCCCAGCCTTAGCCTTAGACAGCTGAATGAGATTCCCCAG GAAGGTCAGGCTGAGCTCTTTCTGCGACTGGTAAATGCAAGAGATGCAGGTGTCCAGAAACTGGCAGAGATCAATCCAGCAAGTGCCCATGAGTATCGGTACCCAACTCAG GTATCCAGCTCATCTTCACTGGAAGCCAGCTCCCTTGTCCCCTCGGCTGACTTTGCTGATCCCCCTCCTCCTGGAGAAGAGCCCCTCGGTCAAGTCAAAGATGGAGATGAGGGCCTGGGCCCCCATCACAGCGCTCTCACCACCACTGGGCCCCTGAACCAGATAAACATGG gagataccaggaattga
- the CCDC17 gene encoding coiled-coil domain-containing protein 17 isoform X2, with product MASHSAETGLLPCKSCDMVFRSCALLATHTQRFCIGPLSREVTFGAQPSVATEPPGPAVVPQEFQGLSEQATKSALERITEEEIRSWVREVPRESEGYWGRSRSEAPAQDPTSDAASPSERLRVLHGTYARRAAEMEVQSRALEQRGDELRRRLQHVAVAMRRPRGGIAPLERELRDLRAEAGRTRGALERLEERVQQLQPETRTRPKALRDAELCCPGLRANPGTLAAEIRDLREAYVGGGGRDPGLLGQISQLQVEASALESRRSRARRGRAGAAQGGLLVVEAENRRLEAEILALQMKRGAGQAPWGPREPRLLVGLSAPLRARGGPPLLPPPVAPPLAPLPCSTDGGAGKATRLTETMARNLGLDPHLLPAPDVLGPAPYDPGAGLVIFYDFLRGLEASWIWVQLTTGLARDGKSTGGTTALPPALCLPPPPAPGPTGNCAILASRQPVPRLPPSPSVSLVCELQAWQGLAGGRSPQPKAWASLVLFDQNQRVLSGCWRLPLRALPLDPSLSLRQLNEIPQEGQAELFLRLVNARDAGVQKLAEINPASAHEYRYPTQVSSSSSLEASSLVPSADFADPPPPGEEPLGQVKDGDEGLGPHHSALTTTGPLNQINMGLGIEPRTSCVGSQHSTTKPHQLSGGTGNQIREFPCGKQALNCLIHICSCSPILLF from the exons ATGGCCTCCCACTCTGCGGAGACAGggctcctgccttgcaagtcttGTGACATGGTTTTCCGGTCCTGCGCCCTGTTGGCCACCCACACCCAGCGCTTCTGTATTGGCCCCCTGAGCCGTGAGGTGACATTTGGAGCCCAGCCTTCAGTAGCCACTGAACCACCTGGACCCGCG GTTGTGCCACAAGAATTCCAAGGCCTCTCTGAACAGGCCACAAAGTCGGCTCTAGAAAGGATCACGGAGGAG GAAATACGATCCTGGGTAAGAGAGGTCCCCAGAGAGTCGGAGGGGTACTGGGGGCGCTCGCGTTCAGAGGCGCCGGCTCAGGACCCCACCTCGGATGCTGCGAGTCCCAGCGAGCGGCTGCGGGTGCTGCACGGGACTTACGCCAGGCGCGCCGCGGAGATGGAGGTCCAGAGCCGGGCCCTGGAGCAACGCGGAGACG AGTTGAGACGGCGCCTCCAGCATGTGGCCGTGGCCATGCGCCGGCCCCGGGGCGGAATAGCCCCCCTCGAGCGGGAGCTACGAGACCTGCGGGCAGAGGCCGGGCGTACACGCGGAGCTCTAGAGAGGCTAGAGGAGCGCGTTCAGCAGCTACAGCCCGAGACGCG gacccGGCCGAAAGCCTTGCGAGATGCTGAACTGTGCTGCCCGGGGCTCCGGGCCAACCCAGGGACTCTGGCTGCCGAGATCCG GGACCTGCGAGAGGCCTATGTTGGAGGCGGGGGCCGGGATCCCGGCCTTCTGGGCCAGATTAGCCAGCTGCAAGTGGAGGCGTCAGCGCTGGAGTCGCGGCGGTCGCGGGCCCGCAGGG GAAGGGCAGGCGCTGCCCAAGGGGGGCTTCTGGTGGTGGAAGCCGAAAACCGGCGCCTGGAGGCAGAAATCCTGGCTCTGCAGATGAAGAGGGGCGCGGGCCAGGCGCCCTGGG GGCCCCGGGAGCCTCGACTCCTGGTGGGTCTCAGTGCCCCCCTGCGGGCAAGGGGAGgtcccccactcctcccgccTCCGGTGGCTCCCCCGCTGGCGCCGCTTCCATGCTCTACGGACGGTGGCGCTGGGAAGGCG ACACGGCTTACTGAAACCATGGCCAGAAATTTGGGTCTGGACCCACACCTCTTACCTGCACCTGACGTGCTGGGCCCTGCACCCTACGACCCTGG GGCTGGCTTGGTCATTTTCTATGACTTCCTACGGGGTCTTGAGGCCTCTTGGATTTGGGTGCAGCTAACGACTGGCCTGGCCCGAGACGGAAAGTCTACAGGAGGGACCACAGCATTACCCCCAGCCCTTTGCTTGCCCCCACCTCCAGCTCCTGGGCCCACAGGCAATTGTGCCATCCTCGCCAGCAGGCAGCCTGTGCCCAG ATTACCACCCTCACCATCAGTATCCTTGGTCTGTGAGCTGCAGGCTTGGCAGGGGCTGGCAGGGGGTAGGTCACCACAGCCAAAGGCCTGGGCCTCACTGGTACTGTTTGACCAGAATCAGCGGGTGCTAAGTGGCTGTTGGCGCCTTCCACTTCGGGCCCTTCCTCTGGACCCCAGCCTTAGCCTTAGACAGCTGAATGAGATTCCCCAG GAAGGTCAGGCTGAGCTCTTTCTGCGACTGGTAAATGCAAGAGATGCAGGTGTCCAGAAACTGGCAGAGATCAATCCAGCAAGTGCCCATGAGTATCGGTACCCAACTCAG GTATCCAGCTCATCTTCACTGGAAGCCAGCTCCCTTGTCCCCTCGGCTGACTTTGCTGATCCCCCTCCTCCTGGAGAAGAGCCCCTCGGTCAAGTCAAAGATGGAGATGAGGGCCTGGGCCCCCATCACAGCGCTCTCACCACCACTGGGCCCCTGAACCAGATAAACATGG gcctggggattgaacctaggacctcatgtgtgggaagccagcactcaaccaccaagcctcACCAGCtctcaggaggcaccggaaaccaaatccgggaattcccatgtgggaagcaggcactcaactgcttgatccacatctgttCCTGTTCCCCAATCCTATTATTTTGA
- the CCDC17 gene encoding coiled-coil domain-containing protein 17 isoform X3, protein MASHSAETGLLPCKSCDMVFRSCALLATHTQRFCIGPLSREVTFGAQPSVATEPPGPAVVPQEFQGLSEQATKSALERITEEVQQLRVSLQEIRSWVREVPRESEGYWGRSRSEAPAQDPTSDAASPSERLRVLHGTYARRAAEMEVQSRALEQRGDELRRRLQHVAVAMRRPRGGIAPLERELRDLRAEAGRTRGALERLEERVQQLQPETRTRPKALRDAELCCPGLRANPGTLAAEIRDLREAYVGGGGRDPGLLGQISQLQVEASALESRRSRARRGRAGAAQGGLLVVEAENRRLEAEILALQMKRGAGQAPWGPREPRLLVGLSAPLRARGGPPLLPPPVAPPLAPLPCSTDGGAGKATRLTETMARNLGLDPHLLPAPDVLGPAPYDPGAGLVIFYDFLRGLEASWIWVQLTTGLARDGKSTGGTTALPPALCLPPPPAPGPTGNCAILASRQPVPRLPPSPSVSLVCELQAWQGLAGGRSPQPKAWASLVLFDQNQRVLSGCWRLPLRALPLDPSLSLRQLNEIPQEGQAELFLRLVNARDAGVQKLAEINPASAHEYRYPTQVSSSSSLEASSLVPSADFADPPPPGEEPLGQVKDGDEGLGPHHSALTTTGPLNQINMGIRPGD, encoded by the exons ATGGCCTCCCACTCTGCGGAGACAGggctcctgccttgcaagtcttGTGACATGGTTTTCCGGTCCTGCGCCCTGTTGGCCACCCACACCCAGCGCTTCTGTATTGGCCCCCTGAGCCGTGAGGTGACATTTGGAGCCCAGCCTTCAGTAGCCACTGAACCACCTGGACCCGCG GTTGTGCCACAAGAATTCCAAGGCCTCTCTGAACAGGCCACAAAGTCGGCTCTAGAAAGGATCACGGAGGAG GTGCAGCAGCTGCGGGTGTCGCTGCAGGAAATACGATCCTGGGTAAGAGAGGTCCCCAGAGAGTCGGAGGGGTACTGGGGGCGCTCGCGTTCAGAGGCGCCGGCTCAGGACCCCACCTCGGATGCTGCGAGTCCCAGCGAGCGGCTGCGGGTGCTGCACGGGACTTACGCCAGGCGCGCCGCGGAGATGGAGGTCCAGAGCCGGGCCCTGGAGCAACGCGGAGACG AGTTGAGACGGCGCCTCCAGCATGTGGCCGTGGCCATGCGCCGGCCCCGGGGCGGAATAGCCCCCCTCGAGCGGGAGCTACGAGACCTGCGGGCAGAGGCCGGGCGTACACGCGGAGCTCTAGAGAGGCTAGAGGAGCGCGTTCAGCAGCTACAGCCCGAGACGCG gacccGGCCGAAAGCCTTGCGAGATGCTGAACTGTGCTGCCCGGGGCTCCGGGCCAACCCAGGGACTCTGGCTGCCGAGATCCG GGACCTGCGAGAGGCCTATGTTGGAGGCGGGGGCCGGGATCCCGGCCTTCTGGGCCAGATTAGCCAGCTGCAAGTGGAGGCGTCAGCGCTGGAGTCGCGGCGGTCGCGGGCCCGCAGGG GAAGGGCAGGCGCTGCCCAAGGGGGGCTTCTGGTGGTGGAAGCCGAAAACCGGCGCCTGGAGGCAGAAATCCTGGCTCTGCAGATGAAGAGGGGCGCGGGCCAGGCGCCCTGGG GGCCCCGGGAGCCTCGACTCCTGGTGGGTCTCAGTGCCCCCCTGCGGGCAAGGGGAGgtcccccactcctcccgccTCCGGTGGCTCCCCCGCTGGCGCCGCTTCCATGCTCTACGGACGGTGGCGCTGGGAAGGCG ACACGGCTTACTGAAACCATGGCCAGAAATTTGGGTCTGGACCCACACCTCTTACCTGCACCTGACGTGCTGGGCCCTGCACCCTACGACCCTGG GGCTGGCTTGGTCATTTTCTATGACTTCCTACGGGGTCTTGAGGCCTCTTGGATTTGGGTGCAGCTAACGACTGGCCTGGCCCGAGACGGAAAGTCTACAGGAGGGACCACAGCATTACCCCCAGCCCTTTGCTTGCCCCCACCTCCAGCTCCTGGGCCCACAGGCAATTGTGCCATCCTCGCCAGCAGGCAGCCTGTGCCCAG ATTACCACCCTCACCATCAGTATCCTTGGTCTGTGAGCTGCAGGCTTGGCAGGGGCTGGCAGGGGGTAGGTCACCACAGCCAAAGGCCTGGGCCTCACTGGTACTGTTTGACCAGAATCAGCGGGTGCTAAGTGGCTGTTGGCGCCTTCCACTTCGGGCCCTTCCTCTGGACCCCAGCCTTAGCCTTAGACAGCTGAATGAGATTCCCCAG GAAGGTCAGGCTGAGCTCTTTCTGCGACTGGTAAATGCAAGAGATGCAGGTGTCCAGAAACTGGCAGAGATCAATCCAGCAAGTGCCCATGAGTATCGGTACCCAACTCAG GTATCCAGCTCATCTTCACTGGAAGCCAGCTCCCTTGTCCCCTCGGCTGACTTTGCTGATCCCCCTCCTCCTGGAGAAGAGCCCCTCGGTCAAGTCAAAGATGGAGATGAGGGCCTGGGCCCCCATCACAGCGCTCTCACCACCACTGGGCCCCTGAACCAGATAAACATGG gtatcaggcctggggattga
- the CCDC17 gene encoding coiled-coil domain-containing protein 17 isoform X1: protein MASHSAETGLLPCKSCDMVFRSCALLATHTQRFCIGPLSREVTFGAQPSVATEPPGPAVVPQEFQGLSEQATKSALERITEEVQQLRVSLQEIRSWVREVPRESEGYWGRSRSEAPAQDPTSDAASPSERLRVLHGTYARRAAEMEVQSRALEQRGDELRRRLQHVAVAMRRPRGGIAPLERELRDLRAEAGRTRGALERLEERVQQLQPETRTRPKALRDAELCCPGLRANPGTLAAEIRDLREAYVGGGGRDPGLLGQISQLQVEASALESRRSRARRGRAGAAQGGLLVVEAENRRLEAEILALQMKRGAGQAPWGPREPRLLVGLSAPLRARGGPPLLPPPVAPPLAPLPCSTDGGAGKATRLTETMARNLGLDPHLLPAPDVLGPAPYDPGAGLVIFYDFLRGLEASWIWVQLTTGLARDGKSTGGTTALPPALCLPPPPAPGPTGNCAILASRQPVPRLPPSPSVSLVCELQAWQGLAGGRSPQPKAWASLVLFDQNQRVLSGCWRLPLRALPLDPSLSLRQLNEIPQEGQAELFLRLVNARDAGVQKLAEINPASAHEYRYPTQVSSSSSLEASSLVPSADFADPPPPGEEPLGQVKDGDEGLGPHHSALTTTGPLNQINMGLGIEPRTSCVGSQHSTTKPHQLSGGTGNQIREFPCGKQALNCLIHICSCSPILLF from the exons ATGGCCTCCCACTCTGCGGAGACAGggctcctgccttgcaagtcttGTGACATGGTTTTCCGGTCCTGCGCCCTGTTGGCCACCCACACCCAGCGCTTCTGTATTGGCCCCCTGAGCCGTGAGGTGACATTTGGAGCCCAGCCTTCAGTAGCCACTGAACCACCTGGACCCGCG GTTGTGCCACAAGAATTCCAAGGCCTCTCTGAACAGGCCACAAAGTCGGCTCTAGAAAGGATCACGGAGGAG GTGCAGCAGCTGCGGGTGTCGCTGCAGGAAATACGATCCTGGGTAAGAGAGGTCCCCAGAGAGTCGGAGGGGTACTGGGGGCGCTCGCGTTCAGAGGCGCCGGCTCAGGACCCCACCTCGGATGCTGCGAGTCCCAGCGAGCGGCTGCGGGTGCTGCACGGGACTTACGCCAGGCGCGCCGCGGAGATGGAGGTCCAGAGCCGGGCCCTGGAGCAACGCGGAGACG AGTTGAGACGGCGCCTCCAGCATGTGGCCGTGGCCATGCGCCGGCCCCGGGGCGGAATAGCCCCCCTCGAGCGGGAGCTACGAGACCTGCGGGCAGAGGCCGGGCGTACACGCGGAGCTCTAGAGAGGCTAGAGGAGCGCGTTCAGCAGCTACAGCCCGAGACGCG gacccGGCCGAAAGCCTTGCGAGATGCTGAACTGTGCTGCCCGGGGCTCCGGGCCAACCCAGGGACTCTGGCTGCCGAGATCCG GGACCTGCGAGAGGCCTATGTTGGAGGCGGGGGCCGGGATCCCGGCCTTCTGGGCCAGATTAGCCAGCTGCAAGTGGAGGCGTCAGCGCTGGAGTCGCGGCGGTCGCGGGCCCGCAGGG GAAGGGCAGGCGCTGCCCAAGGGGGGCTTCTGGTGGTGGAAGCCGAAAACCGGCGCCTGGAGGCAGAAATCCTGGCTCTGCAGATGAAGAGGGGCGCGGGCCAGGCGCCCTGGG GGCCCCGGGAGCCTCGACTCCTGGTGGGTCTCAGTGCCCCCCTGCGGGCAAGGGGAGgtcccccactcctcccgccTCCGGTGGCTCCCCCGCTGGCGCCGCTTCCATGCTCTACGGACGGTGGCGCTGGGAAGGCG ACACGGCTTACTGAAACCATGGCCAGAAATTTGGGTCTGGACCCACACCTCTTACCTGCACCTGACGTGCTGGGCCCTGCACCCTACGACCCTGG GGCTGGCTTGGTCATTTTCTATGACTTCCTACGGGGTCTTGAGGCCTCTTGGATTTGGGTGCAGCTAACGACTGGCCTGGCCCGAGACGGAAAGTCTACAGGAGGGACCACAGCATTACCCCCAGCCCTTTGCTTGCCCCCACCTCCAGCTCCTGGGCCCACAGGCAATTGTGCCATCCTCGCCAGCAGGCAGCCTGTGCCCAG ATTACCACCCTCACCATCAGTATCCTTGGTCTGTGAGCTGCAGGCTTGGCAGGGGCTGGCAGGGGGTAGGTCACCACAGCCAAAGGCCTGGGCCTCACTGGTACTGTTTGACCAGAATCAGCGGGTGCTAAGTGGCTGTTGGCGCCTTCCACTTCGGGCCCTTCCTCTGGACCCCAGCCTTAGCCTTAGACAGCTGAATGAGATTCCCCAG GAAGGTCAGGCTGAGCTCTTTCTGCGACTGGTAAATGCAAGAGATGCAGGTGTCCAGAAACTGGCAGAGATCAATCCAGCAAGTGCCCATGAGTATCGGTACCCAACTCAG GTATCCAGCTCATCTTCACTGGAAGCCAGCTCCCTTGTCCCCTCGGCTGACTTTGCTGATCCCCCTCCTCCTGGAGAAGAGCCCCTCGGTCAAGTCAAAGATGGAGATGAGGGCCTGGGCCCCCATCACAGCGCTCTCACCACCACTGGGCCCCTGAACCAGATAAACATGG gcctggggattgaacctaggacctcatgtgtgggaagccagcactcaaccaccaagcctcACCAGCtctcaggaggcaccggaaaccaaatccgggaattcccatgtgggaagcaggcactcaactgcttgatccacatctgttCCTGTTCCCCAATCCTATTATTTTGA